Proteins encoded by one window of Pseudorca crassidens isolate mPseCra1 chromosome 3, mPseCra1.hap1, whole genome shotgun sequence:
- the LOC137221013 gene encoding LOW QUALITY PROTEIN: neuropeptide Y receptor type 6-like (The sequence of the model RefSeq protein was modified relative to this genomic sequence to represent the inferred CDS: inserted 1 base in 1 codon; deleted 1 base in 1 codon), whose translation MESFLNHPASNKTSIKSNNSALFYFESCRPTSLGLLLLLIVYTVILILDFSGNLSLIIIIFKKQREAQNVTNILYAYLFLSDILVRVMYIPFTIIYTLMDHWIFGDIMCKRTFYVHSVSISVSIFSLVLTAVERYQLIVNPRGWKHSVAHAYWGITLIWLFSLLLSIPFFLSYHLTHEPFQNLSLPTDLYTQQVACVENWPSKMNWLLFTTSLFMLQYCVPLSXTLICYLKIVICLGRRNGKVDKKRESESWVRENKRINAMLISTVVTFGVCWLPLNIFKVIFDWYHEVLRSCHDELVFVFCHLIAMVSTCIHPLFYGFLNKNFQKDLVLLIHHCWCFAPRERYQNTAISSMHTDESKGSLRLAHTSRSI comes from the exons ATGGAATCTTTCCTAAACCATCCAGCATCTAATAAAACCAGTATAAAGAGCAACAACTCTGCACTTTTCTACTTTGAGTCCTGTAGA CCCACTTCCCTAGGCTTGCTCCTATTACTCATAGTCTATACTGTGATCTTAATCTTGGACTTTTCTGGAAACCTCTCTCTCATTATTATCATCTTTAAGAAGCAGAGAGAAGCTCAGAATGTCACCAACATACTGTACGCCTATCTCTTCCTCTCTGACATCTTGGTACGTGTCATGTACATCCCTTTTACTATCATCTACACTCTGATGGATCACTGGATATTTGGGGATATCATGTGCAAACGCACCTTCTATGTGCATAGTGTCTCCATCTCTGTGTCCATATTCTCACTTGTGTTAACTGCTGTTGAAAGATATCAGCTGATTGTGAACCCTCGGGGCTGGAAACACAGTGTAGCTCACGCCTACtggggtatcacattgatttggcTATTTTCCCTTCTGTTGTCTATTCCCTTCTTCCTGTCCTACCACCTCACCCATGAGCCCTTCCAAAACCTCTCTCTTCCCACTGACCTCTACACCCAGCAGGTGGCCTGTGTAGAGAACTGGCCGTCCAAAATGAACTGGCTCCTCTTTACCACCTCCCTGTTTATGCTGCAATATTGTGTCCCTCTGA TCACCCTCATCTGCTACCTGAAGATTGTTATCTGCCTTGGCAGGAGAAATGGGAAAGTAGACAAGAAGAGGGAAAGTGAGAGCTGGGTCAGGGAGAACAAGAGGATCAACGCGATGTTGATTTCTACTGTCGTAACCTTTGGGGTCTGCTGGCTTCCCTTGAACATCTTCAAGGTCATCTTTGACTGGTATCATGAGGTCCTGAGGAGCTGCCACGATGAACTGGTATTTGTATTTTGCCACTTGATTGCTATGGTTTCTACATGCATACATCCTCTGTTTTATGGCTTTCTCAACAAAAATTTCCAGAAGGACCTGGTATTGCTTATTCACCACTGCTGGTGCTTTGCACCTCGGGAAAGATACCAAAATACTGCCATCTCAAGTATGCACACAGATGAATCCAAGGGATCATTAAGATTAGCTCATACATCAAGAAGTatataa